The following coding sequences lie in one Capsicum annuum cultivar UCD-10X-F1 chromosome 5, UCD10Xv1.1, whole genome shotgun sequence genomic window:
- the LOC124898417 gene encoding probable mediator of RNA polymerase II transcription subunit 19b yields the protein MVQNARQGQALVRVVTRIGAEGEDDRIQLLLPKVKGKDMTELIASGGEKLASVPSGGVVPLERNLGGFLSMYIFCLNLDFPWQTVEIILENDHLSKIIAAYLLAILGGNTSPTDKDLKKILATGPREFTGVVNLISHFKLWPQHEFFCKNPLSIFDTHYLHNVVGNTESRKWKEMQLDQHASSLKETNLCIQPFDLNALREAFRLRETTPIEQPPSEKEIPIVAGKSKSESKDKEKKHKKHKDKDKEHKKHKHRHKDRCKDKDKEKKKDRTGHHDSGADLSSGWRT from the exons atggttcaaaatgctcgtCAAGGCCAGGcactggttcgggtcgtgacaagaa TTGGAGCTGAGGGTGAAGATGATAGGATTCAACTACTACTCCCTAAAGTTAAGGGAAAAGATATGACTGAGCTGATTGCTTCTGGCGGAGAAAAGTTGGCTTCAGTACCTTCTGGTGGCG TTGTTCCCCTTGAACGTAATTTAGGAGGTTTTTTGTCTATGTACATATTTTGTTTGAACTTAGATTTTCCATGGCAAACTGTCGAAATTATT TTGGAAAATGATCATCTCTCTAAGATTATCGCTGCTTACTTGTTGGCCATTTTGGGTGGCAACACCAGCCCTACTGATAAGGATTTGAAGAAAATCCTTGCTACTG GGCCAAGAGAATTTACAGGTGTTGTGAATCTTATTTCTCACTTCAAGTTATGGCCTCAACACGAGTTCTTCTGCAAGAATCCACTGTCAATTTTCGATACACACTACCTTCACAATGTGGTGGGAAACACAGAGAGTAGGAAATGGAAAGAGATGCAGTTGGATCAACATGCGTCGTCTTTAAAAGAGACAAATTTGTGCATTCAACCATTTGACTTAAATGCTCTTAGAGAAGCTTTTCGACTACGTGAAACAACTCCAATTGAACAGCCTCC CTCTGAAAAAGAGATCCCCATTGTAGCTGGAAAGTCTAAAAGTGAGTCGAAAGACAAGGAGAAAAAGCATAAGAAGCACAAGGATAAAGACAAAGAGCATAAGAAGCACAAACACCGTCATAAAGATCGATGTAAAGACAaggataaagagaaaaagaaagatagaacTGGCCATCATGATTCTGGTGCTGACCTTTCAAGTGGATGGAGGACCTAG